The Felis catus isolate Fca126 chromosome X, F.catus_Fca126_mat1.0, whole genome shotgun sequence genome includes a region encoding these proteins:
- the CCDC160 gene encoding coiled-coil domain-containing protein 160 — protein sequence MDARRKHWKENMFAPFFSAQDVLDEDSQPESSSEQMTLDKANRIEGIYNLSSRKFQEENKFKRKEFISQRNEKEQEPNLRGRKVNISKNEADTNSVSCESSSLDVVTEERVISMEHHSTWTTKELPTLPWHDTKKKFTEGMSPKLRLNLLNEELEELNMKCRKIEEEFENAEKELLNSKKEVCAKSLNFQDTGTEASKKDWELQALRNDLSERATNVQNLTEELQQAKEVIHRLSRENRDLKEAIRKLKRQTEIGNALLKEEMKLYYELEMEKIRGELDAIKNELRAEKTLQARNNRALELLRKHFASVTSSTLDSLTEEFF from the coding sequence ATGGATGCtagaagaaaacactggaagGAGAATATGTTTGCTCCTTTTTTCAGTGCACAGGATGTTCTAGATGAGGATTCTCAGCCTGAATCGTCTTCTGAACAAATGACTTTAGATAAGGCCAATAGAATAGAAGGAATTTATAATTTGTCTAGTAGAaagtttcaagaagaaaataaatttaagaggaaagaatttatttctcaacgaaatgaaaaagaacaagaaccaaATTTAAGAGGGAGAAAGGTaaacatttcaaagaatgaaGCAGACACAAATTCCGTCTCCTGTGAGTCATCTAGTTTGGATGTTGTGACCGAAGAAAGGGTTATTAGCATGGAACATCATTCTACCTGGACTACAAAGGAATTACCAACCCTCCCGTGGCACGACACGAAGAAGAAATTTACCGAAGGAATGTCTCCAAAACTTCGCCTGAATCTTCTGAACGAAGAACTGGAAGAACTTAAtatgaaatgcagaaaaatagaagaggaattTGAAAATGCCGAAAAAGAACTCTTGAACTCCAAAAAAGAAGTCTGTGCAAAATCCCTGAATTTTCAGGACACAGGGACGGAAGCTTCAAAGAAAGACTGGGAGCTCCAAGCTTTAAGAAATGACCTATCTGAAAGAGCAACAAACGTCCAGAACTTAACTGAAGAGCTCCAGCAAGCCAAAGAAGTCATCCACAGGCTGAGCCGAGAGAACAGAGATTTAAAAGAAGCCATCAGGAAACTAAAGCGTCAAACTGAGATTGGAAACGCACTcctgaaggaagaaatgaaactgtaTTATGAATTAGAGATGGAAAAGATCCGCGGGGAGCTGGATGCCATCAAGAACGAACTGAGAGCCGAGAAGACCCTGCAAGCAAGAAATAACAGGGCCCTGGAGTTGCTTAGGAAGCACTTTGCTTCCGTAACATCAAGTACCCTTGACAGCTTGACGGAGgagtttttttaa